A genome region from Microplitis mediator isolate UGA2020A chromosome 4, iyMicMedi2.1, whole genome shotgun sequence includes the following:
- the LOC130666755 gene encoding general odorant-binding protein 69a-like, with the protein MLRVIVNYIFLGLLLQTFIVSAKLPDWVPAEVIDMAQGEKGRCMSEHGTTEDMINMVNEGNIPNDPKLTCYMFCLFESFSIIDEDGVLEYGMLTEMFPDDIKAKAETVLSGCAEQPGADNCEKVYKIATCVQSKSPDMWFMI; encoded by the exons ATGCTGAGGGTGATAGTGAATTACATTTTCCTCGGCCTTCTTTTGCAAACTTTTATCGTTTCTGCAAAG ttACCCGACTGGGTGCCTGCAGAAGTAATTGACATGGCACAAGGAGAGAAGGGTAGATGTATGTCTGAGCATGGAACAACAGAAG aTATGATTAATATGGTTAACGAAGGTAATATTCCTAATGATCCTAAGCTAACTTGCTACATGTTTTGTCTGTTTGAGTCCTTCAGTata attGATGAAGACGGTGTACTAGAATATGGAATGCTTACTGAAATGTTTCCAGATGATATAAAAGCTAAAGCAGAAACTGTTCTTTCAGGTTGTGCTGAGCAAC ctGGAGCTGATAACTGCGAAAAAGTATACAAAATAGCTACATGTGTCCAGAGCAAATCTCCTGAC ATGTggtttatgatttaa